GCTGGGCGAGTGAAACGCGTGATCGATGGATACGGCGAGGGCAAGAAGCGCGTGGAGGGAACGGGAGGCAGTTTCTCATTCTATGAGCTGGGCGCGCCCCTACTCGTTGAAGGGAATCTGAACCATGAGGTTCCGTTGGAACGCGTGCGTGAGTACATCTGGTTCACGGAGACCGGTGAGGCATACCGCCCCGAAGCTAGACAGGAACACGCGGATTACCTAGGCCGCTCTAGCAACAACACATCGTTCTTCTTCGCTTTCGATGGTGGCGCTCTCACTGTATTGGATCGGGTGTATCTTTCGTCAATCCCCGCTGGTTGCGAGGCAGAGTCATACGTGATTTATGCCGACACCTGCTTGTTGACCGAGCAAGATCTGGTCAAGCACAACATCACATTCAAGAAGATCCCTCGGGACATCACCCGCTTGTGACAGGAGCAGAGTTGTTATGGAACTGAAAAAGTATCAAAAACGGGTGATCGCCGACCTTATGGATTACCTCGACCAGCTCAACGAACAATCATCGTTGGGCCGAGCCTTTAGTGCTTACTGGGAGTCCCGACAGATCCCCGTGGGGCAGGATGGGATTCAGGGATACCAGAACATCATCGATGGTGTTCCACACGTGTGTTACAAGGTGCCCACCGGTGGCGGTAAGACATACCTTGCGTGTGCCTCGGTGAAGCCGATCTTTGCTGCGTTACCACCGGTGCGTCGCCAGGTGGTGGTGTGGTTGGTGCCCTCCGATGCGATTTTGACGCAGACGCTTGAAACGCTGAAAAATCCGTCGCACCCGTACCGCCAACGATTGAATGCTGATTTTGGTAGCCGGGTGGAGGTGTATTCCAAAGAAGAACTACTCGCGGGCCAGAACTTCAGTCCAGCCACCGTGGCCGAGCAATTGTCGGTGATGGTGCTGTCATATGACTCCTTCCGTTCCGCTAACAAGGAGGGCCGCAAGGCATATCAGGCTAATGGGAATCTGGCGCCGTTTGCGACCGCGTTGGGTGCGCCGGAGCAGCCAATCGAGAACGCGGATGAGACAGCCCTGTTCCAGGTAATCAACCAGCTCAACCCGGTGGTGATCGTTGACGAGTCTCATCACGCTACCAGTAACTTGAGCACCGAGATGCTGGTGAATTTCAACCCGGCGTTCATTCTTGATCTGACCGCAACGCCGAAGAAGCAGGCGAACATCATCTCCTATGTTGATGCGTTGGCGTTGAAAAACGAGAACATGGTCAAGCTGCCTGTGATTGCCTATAACCGGACTTCACAGGCCGAGGTCATCACTGATGCGATCGACTTGCGCCAGTCGCTTGAGGCGGCAGCCCGCCAGCAACAGGAAATGGGTGGGCGCTACATTCGTCCGATCGTGTTGTTCCAGGCTCAGCCGAAGACGGGTGAGGATGCGACCTCGTTTGAGCGTTTGCGGGAGAAGCTGGTAGCGGTGGGCATCCCTGAACCCCAGATTGCGATCAAGACCGCAAACATCGACGAGCTCAAGGGTGTTGATTTGCTGAGTTCCGAGTGTGAGATCCGATTCATCATTACGGTCAACGCGCTGAAAGAGGGCTGGGATTGTCCCTTCGCCTACATCCTGGCATCGCTGGCGAATAAGACCAGTCAAGTGGAAGTCGAGCAGATTCTTGGACGTGTGCTTCGCCAGCCTCACGCTGCCCGGCAACGAAACCAGCTGTTGAACATGAGCTACGTGCTGACGTCGTCGAATGACTTCAAATCCACTCTCGACCAGATCGTCGCTGGGCTGAACAGTGCAGGGTTTAGCAAGCGGGACTTCCGTGCAGTCGACGAAGCCCAACTCGATATCACGAACCCGCCCGGACCACCGTCCGCCGCTACAACAACTTCAGATACCGGTGACTCTGGTGATGAGGAGCCTGCGGAGTTTTTGGACTTCGACGAGACCGAGGTGGCAACCGGTCTTGAGGAGCGTGGCACGACGGCAACCGAGCTTACGAGTTCAACCTCTGGTTCGACAGGTCTTGCTGGAATGCTGGATCAAGCGCAGCAAAAGGGCTCCGATTACGAGAAGGAAGCCGAAAAAGCTGCCGAGCTTGGCGGCGGTTTCGTTCCAGCAGATTTGGAGGGGGCTGTGAATACGGCTCAGATGTTCGAAGAATTCCGAGAAGAAGTCGCCGGGTTGAAGTTGCCGCAATTCTTCATCCAGACCCCTCCTTCTGCGTTGTTCTCCACAGGGGCAGAAGGCGTGGACTTGCTGCACAACGATGCGCTGGCAGTAAGCTTCACACTGCAGGATAAGGACACTGGCCTTGATCTGAGTACTGCTGACGAGCAGATGTATCGCATCGATGTTAGAAAGAAGTCCGACGTTCCGCGTGCTTTCCGCATGACGGCAGCTGATCAGAGATTCATGCGTGAGCATTTCAGCAAGCTCAGTGTCGAGACGCAAAAGCACAACGCTGCCGGAGCTATTTATGAGCGACTCAAGCCGATCAACTCGGTGGGTGACTTGGATCTTCGCAGCTACATTGAGCGGGTCACCGGCAATTTCGGGGCTGAAGAGTTGCTGACCTACCAGGAGCATCCAGGTGCGGTGGCTGAGAAGATTCGGGTGAAGATCCGAGGCCTGCTTGAAGAGCACAAGTTCAAGAAGTTCTACCAGGACATCGAAACTCGCCACATTGGCGTCGGGCCGTCATTCACGTTCCCATCCGTGATTCAACCTGTACAGTCCAGCTCACTGATTGGTGGATCGCTTTATGAGGCCGAAGACCGGATGAACAACGACGAAATGGAGTTCGCTGGTCGTTTCTCGGGTCTGGACAATGTCCGGTGGTGGCACCGCAACATCGATCGCAAGGGCTTCTGCATCAACGGCCCGATCAACCATTACCCAGACTTCATCGTCATGACCACCAGGGGAACCATCGTGATCGTAGAACCAAAGGGCACACAGCTGAAGAACGATGACTCTCGTCGCAAGGTTCGATTGGGTACTAAGTGGGCGTCCATGGCTGGCGAGAAGTTTCGTTACTACATGGTCTTCCAAGACGGTGTCACTCCGCTGGAAGGTGCGTACACCAGCTCGCAGTTCTTCAGAATCCTCGAGCAGCTGTAAATAGAGCCCGGAGGACGCAGGCATCTTGGGTTCAGGCGAACAGCTGATTATCCCGCTGTCCGCGCATCGCGCGACAGCTGGTTCCGCTCGACCTGCGCCGAGGTCGAACACCAACACACACCCGGGTAGACGAACGCTTAGGAACTATGCCTGTTCCGCCTTGCAGTGCCTGACAACGAGTTCTCCCATTCCGCTCTGATCAACTTCTTGCGGCTCAACCTAGGGCGGTACATGTTCTCGCGGGCTGAGGTCGCCAACTACAAGGTTTCCGACAGATTGGAGCTGGTAGTTCACGATGTTGCTTAAAGGAAATTGGCCATCAACTTTTCAAACGCAATCCCGTACTTGCCCTGGGGCTGGTTCTCACGGAGCTGGTCGAGGACTTCGCTGAAAGAGGACATAGGCATTATTGTGCCCACAAACCTCGGCAGTTTGGCCTTCAGGGGTGTTTATTTTCCTCGTATAAGGTTGATCAGCGCCATCACACCCGAGATCGCCGCGGTAAGCCCGCTGAGAAGAACACCCATGACGAAGACGCCAGCGATGAAGGACTCGGCGTCTGGGTCGAAGGTTTCAATGCACAGGCCGAACAGAAAGAAGCAGGCCACGCCGAGGCCCGCGGACCACTTGAACACCTTTGCGGCGTTTGGCCGTTTCACCGGCACGGGAGCAGGTTCCGCCGGAGCCGGAGCATGCCAGGAGGATTGCACCGGCGCTGGGGTGTAGTGCGGGGCGTTGGCTGCGGCGAGGAGTTCTTCCGGAGTCGGGGCGGTAGGCGCCTGCGCGGGCGGATCCGCTACTGGTCGGGGTGCGGCAACCGGATTGGGCGACGGCTGCGTGAAGGCTGGCTCGGTGGCTGCGACGTCGTCGGGGACACCGTCCGCGGCGAGGTCCACCACCATCTCCACCAGCTGGCTGCGGCGTTTCGGGCCGACGCCGGGCAGGTCGAGCAGATCGTCCGCGCTGGCGTGCAGCATCTCGGGGTGTTCGAGGCTCCACACGGCCAGGTAGCGGTCGATGCCCCTGCCTGTGACTTCGGGGACGTGGTGGGGCTGGAGGTTGTCCGCCATCTCGTGCAGCGGCTTAGTCGGGTGCAGCGCGATCCAGGCTGCCGCGATGCGCGAGGTGGATGTGCCAGTCGTTCGAACGTGTTCCGGTGAGAGCCAGGAGAACTGCTCTGGCGCCTCGTACTCGGTGTTGTCTTCAACTTGTTCCGAAGATTCCTCTGTAACGGAGTTATGGTCGATCGCGCTCAGGAGCTGCGCGAACGTCGTCTCACCGACGATCGGGATGTCGTACTTGCGTGCCTTTTGCGCCTTGCCGCTCATGGAGTCGGGGTTGGCGGCAACCAGCAGAGCACACTTCTTTGTCACGTCGCCCACGTCCAGACCGGCGGCGGTGGCGCGGTAAGCCCACTCTTCCTGCGGGATGTCCATCGCGCCGGTGAGCGCGATGCGGTCGCCGGGGCGCAGTGTGAAGTTGGATGGGGTGGGGCCGGTGACGGGGTCGTCGAGAAGCGAACGCACGAGTACGGGCTCCACGCCGAGTGCTTGGGCGATGTTGAGCAGGGTGGTGCGCTCGTCGTCGGAGATCACGCCGTCGGACCAGGCTTCGACGGCGAGTTGGCGAGTGAACTCCTCGTTGATGGCGTCCACATCGTCGGCGCTCAAGCCCGCTGCGATGGCGGTGTGTTCGAGTTGGCGTATCTCGGTGCGGGAAATTGTGCGGTCGATAAGCGCGCGGGTCAGTTCCGCGCGGTACGCGGCTTCGTCCTTGGTGCCGGTCGTCGGCAAGGTGCGTGAGAGCTGCCCCGCCCACGAGGCCGCTCCACCGCGGGGGAGCACCTGGACTTCAGCTGCCGGGGTGGTAAACAGCGCCGGTGGGACGTTGGCGATCACCGCGCGATAGTTCGTATGAAGGTAGGACAACAGATCGGCGGTGGCTTGGGCGTCGGCAAGCGCGGAATGCGCCAACCGGTTGTGGATCCCTGCAATCGTCAGCGCCTCGCTGAGCCTGCCCACCCCCAGGTGCTGCTTGGTCAGGCGCATCGTGTCCAGCCATTCGCGCATGCCGTCCTCCGCACCCGCTCGGGCGAACTCGTTTGTCAAGAAGCGGCGCTCGAACGCAGCGTTGTGCGCCACCAAGATGCGATCGTTGAGCAGGGAGCCGAGGTATGCGGCGACCTCGCGGAAGGCGGGCGCATCCACTACATCAGTCGCCGTGATCTTGTGGATGTAACTGTTCGGAATGTCGCACCCCGGCTGGATGAGTGTCTCCCACGTGCGCTCCACCGTGAGGTCGGGGCGCAGCAGCACCACGCCAATCTCCACGATACGGTCCGTGTTGCTGAACCCCGTCGTTTCCAGATCGACCACCGCAAACCCTGGCTGCCGGTCCATTACTGCTCCTTCTGTGCTTCGTCGTTGCTGCCTTTGAACCTAGGGCACGCGCCGACACGGGTTAGGGTCAGGCGAGCGAATGTTCGATGGAACCGGCGGGTGGGTTGTGACGTCTAACAGATGTAGGGCTCAACGAGTTGTCAATTCGTGGTTGACAAGATAGTGCAATGGGGGATTGAAGTGTGCAGCGTTCTGCAGTAATAAAGAAGTTGCGTAAAGAGGCGCAACGGCGTGGCCTGGAATTTGAAGCAATCGCACTCAGGAAACACGACGCGTTTCGCGTCGGGAGCACGACTCGGACTCTCGGACGGCACCGTGAAATTGACGATCTCACAGCGCGTAAGTTCTTTGATCAATTCGAAGAGGAGCTAGGTAAAGGGTGGTGGAGATGAGGGTGTTCACAGTTACCGCAGAGCGTGGAGCAAGTGGCGCATGGGTGCTCGAGTGCGACGAACTTGGGGTGGTGTCGCAGACGCGGAGGCTCGATCGTGCCGCAGACGAGGTCGCAGAGGCTATCGCGTTTCAGTCCGGGCTGAAGCTAGGTGAGTTCGACATCAAGGTTGTGCCAATCCTGTCCGCGGAGGTCGAGTCGCTGCGGAAGCGTGCCGACGACCTTGGCGTGAAAGCGAAGGCAGCCTCGGATGAGGCTACCGCCGCGAGGTCTGCGTTGGCGCGCAAGCTGAAGGCAGAGGGGTTCACCTTGCGCGAGATGGGGCAGGTGCTGGGAGTGTCGTACCAGCGGGCGTCGGAGTTGGCAGCGGGGTAGACGACAGCCGCCTAAAAAAGTTCCCGCACCGCCGCCCGGTCGACTTTGCCCGGTCCCAACTGCGGCAGCGCCGGCACGACCTTGACCTCTTTCGGCACCTGCCAGCGCGCGATCTCGCCGGCGTCCTCGGCGTTGTCGAAGGCGTCCATAATGTCGGCAACAGTCGCGGACCCGGTGTACGCAGCGCAGATGCGTTCGCCGAAGCGGGCGTCTTGCTTGCCGACGACACACGCGCCCGTCACCCCACCCACCTTGAGCAAAAACGTCTCCAGAACTTCGGGGTGGAGTTTGAGGCCGCCGGAGTCGATGATGTTGTCGATGCGGCCGTGGACGGTGAGGTGGTCGTCGATAAGCGAACCTGCGTCCGAGGTGCGGAACCAGCCGTCCTTGAGGTCGGGGGAGTCGAGCTGGCGGTATCCGCGGGCGACCATCGGGCCGCCGAGGTGGATGCGGCCGTCGACGATTTTCACGCGCGCGCCGGCGATGGGGCGGCCGTCGTACACGCAGCCACCGGAGGTTTCGCTGGAGCCGTAGGTGGTGATCACGTTGATGCGCAGCTTCGCCGCCGATTCCAAAAGGCGCGGGTTGGTGGCGGCGCCGCCGACGAGCACCGCGGAAAACGTGCGCAGCGCGTCGATGCCCTTGAGCGTGGAGGTGGCTTTGGCCAGCTGCATCGGGGTCAGGGCGGTGTAGGTGCGCTCGCCGGTCGTGGCCAGTTCTTTGGCGCGCTCAGCAAACTCCGCGACGTTGAACCCGCGGGTCAGATCGATGGTTGCGGGCTCGACACCGGCGACCATGCTGCGCACGAGCACCTGCAGGCCCGCGATGTATGCCGCGGGCATGGCAAGCAGCCACTGGCCCTCCCCGCCGAGCGCCTGGTGCGTGGCATCCGCGCTGGAGATGAGGTTGGCCGGGGTGAGCATCGCTCCCTTCGGTTTGCCGGTGGAGCCGGAGGTGGAGACGACCAGGGCGATGTCGTCGTCGATAGGCGAGCCGGGCTCAAGCGTGTTGCGCAGCAGGTTCGTGCGCGCCGGGTCGTTGGCCGGTACCGGCAACAGCGCGCGCTGGCCGGTCAGGGCCTCCTCGAGCGCAGGCATGATGGCCAGCGGGTTCGCGGGGTCGACGGAGAAAAGTTCGAGGAGGTTGGTCACGGGGTACGAGAGTAGCCGGTGCGTTTCGGGGTGGTGCGACGGCCGCGATGTGTAACAGCTGTCTGTGATGTTGCCGATATAACAACCATGAAGAAGTTCATCGCATCGGCCGTCGCCGCGGCGACCGCCTTCACCGCCACAGTCCCGACAACCCACGCCGCCACGCTGACCCCCACCGACCAAAACCAGTGTCGCGTCACCCTCAACGACGCCGAACGCGGCCCCGCCTGGCAAGCCGAACGCATCGCGAAAACGCTCACGCACGGCATGTACGCCGTCGCCGTCGCCGAAGCGTTCGAGGCCACTTTCGAGGGGCTCAAACCG
Above is a genomic segment from Corynebacterium lujinxingii containing:
- a CDS encoding DEAD/DEAH box helicase; this translates as MELKKYQKRVIADLMDYLDQLNEQSSLGRAFSAYWESRQIPVGQDGIQGYQNIIDGVPHVCYKVPTGGGKTYLACASVKPIFAALPPVRRQVVVWLVPSDAILTQTLETLKNPSHPYRQRLNADFGSRVEVYSKEELLAGQNFSPATVAEQLSVMVLSYDSFRSANKEGRKAYQANGNLAPFATALGAPEQPIENADETALFQVINQLNPVVIVDESHHATSNLSTEMLVNFNPAFILDLTATPKKQANIISYVDALALKNENMVKLPVIAYNRTSQAEVITDAIDLRQSLEAAARQQQEMGGRYIRPIVLFQAQPKTGEDATSFERLREKLVAVGIPEPQIAIKTANIDELKGVDLLSSECEIRFIITVNALKEGWDCPFAYILASLANKTSQVEVEQILGRVLRQPHAARQRNQLLNMSYVLTSSNDFKSTLDQIVAGLNSAGFSKRDFRAVDEAQLDITNPPGPPSAATTTSDTGDSGDEEPAEFLDFDETEVATGLEERGTTATELTSSTSGSTGLAGMLDQAQQKGSDYEKEAEKAAELGGGFVPADLEGAVNTAQMFEEFREEVAGLKLPQFFIQTPPSALFSTGAEGVDLLHNDALAVSFTLQDKDTGLDLSTADEQMYRIDVRKKSDVPRAFRMTAADQRFMREHFSKLSVETQKHNAAGAIYERLKPINSVGDLDLRSYIERVTGNFGAEELLTYQEHPGAVAEKIRVKIRGLLEEHKFKKFYQDIETRHIGVGPSFTFPSVIQPVQSSSLIGGSLYEAEDRMNNDEMEFAGRFSGLDNVRWWHRNIDRKGFCINGPINHYPDFIVMTTRGTIVIVEPKGTQLKNDDSRRKVRLGTKWASMAGEKFRYYMVFQDGVTPLEGAYTSSQFFRILEQL
- a CDS encoding exonuclease domain-containing protein; its protein translation is MDRQPGFAVVDLETTGFSNTDRIVEIGVVLLRPDLTVERTWETLIQPGCDIPNSYIHKITATDVVDAPAFREVAAYLGSLLNDRILVAHNAAFERRFLTNEFARAGAEDGMREWLDTMRLTKQHLGVGRLSEALTIAGIHNRLAHSALADAQATADLLSYLHTNYRAVIANVPPALFTTPAAEVQVLPRGGAASWAGQLSRTLPTTGTKDEAAYRAELTRALIDRTISRTEIRQLEHTAIAAGLSADDVDAINEEFTRQLAVEAWSDGVISDDERTTLLNIAQALGVEPVLVRSLLDDPVTGPTPSNFTLRPGDRIALTGAMDIPQEEWAYRATAAGLDVGDVTKKCALLVAANPDSMSGKAQKARKYDIPIVGETTFAQLLSAIDHNSVTEESSEQVEDNTEYEAPEQFSWLSPEHVRTTGTSTSRIAAAWIALHPTKPLHEMADNLQPHHVPEVTGRGIDRYLAVWSLEHPEMLHASADDLLDLPGVGPKRRSQLVEMVVDLAADGVPDDVAATEPAFTQPSPNPVAAPRPVADPPAQAPTAPTPEELLAAANAPHYTPAPVQSSWHAPAPAEPAPVPVKRPNAAKVFKWSAGLGVACFFLFGLCIETFDPDAESFIAGVFVMGVLLSGLTAAISGVMALINLIRGK
- the menE gene encoding o-succinylbenzoate--CoA ligase, producing MTNLLELFSVDPANPLAIMPALEEALTGQRALLPVPANDPARTNLLRNTLEPGSPIDDDIALVVSTSGSTGKPKGAMLTPANLISSADATHQALGGEGQWLLAMPAAYIAGLQVLVRSMVAGVEPATIDLTRGFNVAEFAERAKELATTGERTYTALTPMQLAKATSTLKGIDALRTFSAVLVGGAATNPRLLESAAKLRINVITTYGSSETSGGCVYDGRPIAGARVKIVDGRIHLGGPMVARGYRQLDSPDLKDGWFRTSDAGSLIDDHLTVHGRIDNIIDSGGLKLHPEVLETFLLKVGGVTGACVVGKQDARFGERICAAYTGSATVADIMDAFDNAEDAGEIARWQVPKEVKVVPALPQLGPGKVDRAAVRELF